A stretch of Dasypus novemcinctus isolate mDasNov1 chromosome 14, mDasNov1.1.hap2, whole genome shotgun sequence DNA encodes these proteins:
- the MYC gene encoding myc proto-oncogene protein isoform X1, translating into MPLNVSFTNRNYDLDYDSVQPYFYCDEEENFYHQQQQSELQPPAPSEDIWKKFELLPTPPLSPSRRSGLCSPSYNFAFASFSPGGDDGGGGGSFSTADQLEMVTELLGGDMVNQSFICDPDDETFIKNIIIQDCMWSGFSAAAKLVSEKLASYQAARKDSSSPSLARGHSGCSTSSLYLQDLNAAASECIDPSVVFPYPLNGGGSPKPCPSPDSTAFSPSSDSLLSSVESSPQASPAPLALHEETPPTTSSDSEEEQEDEEEIDVVSVEKRQPPAKRSDSGSPSAGGHSKPPHSPLVLKRCHVSTHQHNYAAPPSTRKDFPAAKRAKLDSGRVLKQISNNRKCASPRSSDTEENDKRRTHNVLERQRRNELKRSFFALRDQIPELENNEKAPKVVILKKATTHILSVQAEEQKLMSEKDLLRKRREQLKHKLEQLRNSGA; encoded by the exons ATGCCCCTCAACGTCAGCTTCACCAACAGGAACTATGACCTCGACTACGACTCGGTGCAGCCGTATTTCTACTGCGACGAGGAGGAGAACTTCTACCACCAGCAGCAGCAGAGCGAGCTGCAGCCCCCGGCGCCCAGCGAGGATATCTGGAAGAAATTCGAGCTcctgcccacccctcccctgtccccgaGCCGCCGCTCCGGGCTCTGCTCGCCCTCCTACAACTTTGCCTTCGCGTCCTTCTCCCCCGGGGGAGAcgacggcggcggcggtggcagCTTTTCCACGGCCGACCAGCTGGAGATGGTGACCGAGCTGCTGGGGGGAGACATGGTGAACCAGAGCTTCATCTGCGACCCGGACGATGAGACCTTCATCAAAAACATCATCATCCAGGACTGCATGTGGAGCGGCTTCTCGGCCGCCGCCAAGCTGGTGTCGGAGAAGCTGGCCTCCTACCAGGCTGCGCGCAAAGACAGCAGCAGCCCAAGCCTCGCCCGGGGCCACAGCGGCTGCTCCACCTCCAGCCTGTACCTGCAGGACCTGAACGCCGCCGCCTCCGAGTGCATCGACCCCTCGGTGGTCTTCCCCTACCCGCTCAACGGCGGCGGTTCGCCCAAGCCCTGCCCCTCGCCGGATTCCACCGCCTTCTCTCCGTCCTCGGACTCTCTGCTCTCCTCCGTCGAGTCCTCCCCGCAGGCCAGCCCCGCACCCCTGGCCCTCCACGAGGAGACGCCACCCACCACCAGCAGCGACTCAG AAGAAGAACAAGAGGATGAGGAAGAAATCGATGTCGTGTCTGTGGAGAAGAGGCAGCCCCCTGCCAAGAGGTCAGATTCGGGGTCACCCTCCGCCGGAGGCCACAGCAAACCTCCTCACAGCCCCCTGGTCCTCAAGAGATGCCACGTCTCCACCCACCAACACAATTACGCAGCCCCGCCCTCCACCAGGAAGGACTTTCCCGCTGCCAAAAGGGCTAAGTTGGACAGTGGCCGAGTCCTGAAACAGATCAGCAACAACCGAAAGTGCGCCAGCCCCAGGTCTTCGGACACGGAGGAGAATGACAAGAGGCGGACGCACAACGTCCTAGAGCGCCAGAGGAGAAACGAGCTGAAGCGGAGCTTTTTTGCGCTGCGCGACCAGATCCCCGAGTTGGAAAACAACGAAAAGGCCCCCAAGGTGGTTATCCTTAAAAAAGCCACAACGCACATCCTATCCGTCCAAGCGGAGGAGCAAAAGCTCATGTCAGAAAAGGACTTGTTGCGAAAGCGGCGGGAACAGTTGAAACACAAACTCGAACAGCTACGGAACTCTGGGGCATAA
- the MYC gene encoding myc proto-oncogene protein isoform X2, whose product MPLNVSFTNRNYDLDYDSVQPYFYCDEEENFYHQQQQSELQPPAPSEDIWKKFELLPTPPLSPSRRSGLCSPSYNFAFASFSPGGDDGGGGGSFSTADQLEMVTELLGGDMVNQSFICDPDDETFIKNIIIQDCMWSGFSAAAKLVSEKLASYQAARKDSSSPSLARGHSGCSTSSLYLQDLNAAASECIDPSVVFPYPLNGGGSPKPCPSPDSTAFSPSSDSLLSSVESSPQASPAPLALHEETPPTTSSDSEEQEDEEEIDVVSVEKRQPPAKRSDSGSPSAGGHSKPPHSPLVLKRCHVSTHQHNYAAPPSTRKDFPAAKRAKLDSGRVLKQISNNRKCASPRSSDTEENDKRRTHNVLERQRRNELKRSFFALRDQIPELENNEKAPKVVILKKATTHILSVQAEEQKLMSEKDLLRKRREQLKHKLEQLRNSGA is encoded by the exons ATGCCCCTCAACGTCAGCTTCACCAACAGGAACTATGACCTCGACTACGACTCGGTGCAGCCGTATTTCTACTGCGACGAGGAGGAGAACTTCTACCACCAGCAGCAGCAGAGCGAGCTGCAGCCCCCGGCGCCCAGCGAGGATATCTGGAAGAAATTCGAGCTcctgcccacccctcccctgtccccgaGCCGCCGCTCCGGGCTCTGCTCGCCCTCCTACAACTTTGCCTTCGCGTCCTTCTCCCCCGGGGGAGAcgacggcggcggcggtggcagCTTTTCCACGGCCGACCAGCTGGAGATGGTGACCGAGCTGCTGGGGGGAGACATGGTGAACCAGAGCTTCATCTGCGACCCGGACGATGAGACCTTCATCAAAAACATCATCATCCAGGACTGCATGTGGAGCGGCTTCTCGGCCGCCGCCAAGCTGGTGTCGGAGAAGCTGGCCTCCTACCAGGCTGCGCGCAAAGACAGCAGCAGCCCAAGCCTCGCCCGGGGCCACAGCGGCTGCTCCACCTCCAGCCTGTACCTGCAGGACCTGAACGCCGCCGCCTCCGAGTGCATCGACCCCTCGGTGGTCTTCCCCTACCCGCTCAACGGCGGCGGTTCGCCCAAGCCCTGCCCCTCGCCGGATTCCACCGCCTTCTCTCCGTCCTCGGACTCTCTGCTCTCCTCCGTCGAGTCCTCCCCGCAGGCCAGCCCCGCACCCCTGGCCCTCCACGAGGAGACGCCACCCACCACCAGCAGCGACTCAG AAGAACAAGAGGATGAGGAAGAAATCGATGTCGTGTCTGTGGAGAAGAGGCAGCCCCCTGCCAAGAGGTCAGATTCGGGGTCACCCTCCGCCGGAGGCCACAGCAAACCTCCTCACAGCCCCCTGGTCCTCAAGAGATGCCACGTCTCCACCCACCAACACAATTACGCAGCCCCGCCCTCCACCAGGAAGGACTTTCCCGCTGCCAAAAGGGCTAAGTTGGACAGTGGCCGAGTCCTGAAACAGATCAGCAACAACCGAAAGTGCGCCAGCCCCAGGTCTTCGGACACGGAGGAGAATGACAAGAGGCGGACGCACAACGTCCTAGAGCGCCAGAGGAGAAACGAGCTGAAGCGGAGCTTTTTTGCGCTGCGCGACCAGATCCCCGAGTTGGAAAACAACGAAAAGGCCCCCAAGGTGGTTATCCTTAAAAAAGCCACAACGCACATCCTATCCGTCCAAGCGGAGGAGCAAAAGCTCATGTCAGAAAAGGACTTGTTGCGAAAGCGGCGGGAACAGTTGAAACACAAACTCGAACAGCTACGGAACTCTGGGGCATAA